A window of the Juglans microcarpa x Juglans regia isolate MS1-56 chromosome 5D, Jm3101_v1.0, whole genome shotgun sequence genome harbors these coding sequences:
- the LOC121265768 gene encoding uncharacterized protein LOC121265768 gives MPVANQEQPKRRRGPAKCIEFEKARKYGKVLLKINEGETAPCCENASMFTTRVSQIVKQHCDMSYARWTDVPDAEKNELIERVRGDFVLDWDQENHRLAVLKQLRKRFNAFHHELHKKYLSYGSHSEALASGCTMVNDKVWVKLCERWGTDNFKKISAQNRENRNRQTVNHTTGRKSFVRMLEEKKEMIGKMDGLAPEQRTDEAAASVFREVLGQRPGYARGLGEMVIPKSTRQRDREREREYLALIEKHKKDADNYKKDAEVYKTQLDEVKDELRELHERQNETDKMMRMFFFNFHPSPGSLHSSGETQ, from the exons ATGCCTGTCGCGAATCAAGAACAGCCCAAACGTAGACGTGGGCCTGCTAAGTGTATTGAGTTTGAGAAAGCGAGAAAGTACGGGAAAGTGCTTTTGAAGATTAATGAAGGTGAAACAGCCCCGTGCTGCGAGAACGCATCCATGTTCACCACACGGGTATCACAAATAGTAAAACAACATTGCGACATGAGTTATGCGAGGTGGACTGATGTGCCTGATGCAGAAAAGAACGAGTTGATCGAACGTGTGAGG GGTGACTTCGTGTTGGATTGGGATCAGGAGAATCATAGATTGGCCGTCTTGAAGCAGTTGCGTAAGCGGTTCAATGCATTTCATCacgaattacacaaaaaatatttatcgtACGGCAGTCACTCAGAAGCATTGGCTTCTGGGTGTACCATGGTCAATGACAAAGTTTGGGTTAAGTTGTGTGAGAGGTGGGGAACCGACAACTTCAAG AAAATCTCAGCACAAAATCGGGAGAATAGAAATAGGCAAACTGTTAACCACACAACTGGCCGCAAATCGTTTGTGAGGATGTTGGAGGAGAAG AAGGAGATGATTGGCAAGATGGATGGTCTAGCGCCTGAACAACGCACCGATGAGGCAGCTGCGAGTGTTTTTAGGGAGGTACTTGGTCAGAGACCAGGATACGCAAGGGGGCTAGGCGAGATGGTCATCCCGAAGTCGACAAGACAACGGGACCGTGAACGAGAAAGAGAGTACCTTGCGTTAattgaaaaacataagaaagatgCCGACAATTATAAGAAAGATGCCGAAGTTTACAAGACGCAGCTTGATGAAGTGAAGGATGAATTGCGAGAACTTCATGAGAGGCAAAATGAAACTGATAAGATGATGAGGATGTTCTTCTTCAATTTCCATCCTTCCCCTGGGTCTCTCCATTCTTCTGGAGAGACCCAGTGA